Proteins co-encoded in one Arachis stenosperma cultivar V10309 chromosome 7, arast.V10309.gnm1.PFL2, whole genome shotgun sequence genomic window:
- the LOC130940305 gene encoding probable beta-1,3-galactosyltransferase 14 produces the protein MPSSSPKSVFHARPFHSSLSSRRSTFLFLFLFGLSGFVFGLTAFFRPNPCPSARPKSVRVTWDHGGDAARAASGGVDDRHKVMGFVGIFTGFGSAGRRQALRKTWFPSDPSGLKSLEEATGLAFRFIIGRTNDRSKMTALQKEIAEYDDFIQLDIEEEYSKLPYKTLAYFKAAYALFDCDFYVKADDDIYLRPDRLSLLLATERSHPQTYIGCMKKGPVFTDPKLKWYEPLSHLLGKEYFLHAYGPIYALSADVVSSLGALRNNSFRMFSNEDVTIGAWMLAMNVHHENNKELCSTECTSTSIAVWDIPKCSGLCNPEKKMLELHKMDSCVRSPTVEPDE, from the exons ATGCCTTCCTCTTCCCCAAAGTCCGTCTTCCACGCACGCCCTTTCCATTCTTCATTGTCTTCTCGCAGATCCACCTTTCTATTCCTCTTCCTCTTTGGACTCTCCGGATTCGTCTTCGGCCTCACCGCCTTCTTCAGGCCCAACCCATGCCCATCCGCCAGGCCCAAATCGGTTCGGGTCACTTGGGACCACGGCGGAGACGCCGCTCGTGCTGCTTCCGGCGGGGTTGACGATCGCCACAAGGTCATGGGCTTCGTCGGAATTTTCACCGGCTTCGGATCCGCCGGGAGGAGGCAGGCTCTGAGGAAGACTTGGTTCCCTTCCGATCCCAGTGGTCTTAAGAG CTTGGAAGAAGCCACAGGCTTGGCTTTTCGGTTTATTATTGGTAGAACAAATGATAGATCAAAGATGACTGCACTTCAGAAGGAAATAGCAGAATACGATGACTTTATTCAATTGGACATCGAAGAGGAGTACAGTAAGCTCCCATACAAAAC GTTGGCTTACTTCAAAGCTGCGTACGCACTTTTTGATTGTGACTTCTATGTCAAAGCGGATGATGACATATATTTAAGGCCAG ATCGTCTTTCCTTACTATTGGCAACAGAGCGGTCTCACCCTCAGACTTACATAGGATGCATGAAAAAAGGCCCTGTTTTTACGGATCCAAAACTCAAATG GTATGAACCACTATCTCATTTGCTTGGAAAGGAGTATTTTCTTCATGCTTATGGTCCTATATATGCACTTTCTGCTGATGTTGTATCAAGTTTGGGTGCTCTTAGGAATAACAG TTTCCGGATGTTCAGTAATGAGGATGTAACCATTGGAGCCTGGATGCTTGCAATGAATGTCCACCATGAGAATAATAAAGAACTTTGTTCTACGGAATGTACATCCACATCTATTGCTGTTTGGGATATTCCGAAATGTTCAG GCCTCTGTAATCCGGAAAAGAAGATGCTGGAACTCCATAAAATGGACAGCTGTGTTCGGAGTCCAACTGTGGAACCTGATGAATAG